A window of Brevinematales bacterium genomic DNA:
GTTCGGCCCCGCGCTGGTCAGCATGTTCAACCAGGAGCCGAACGTGATCTACCACGGCGCGCAGATGCTCAAGACCGCCGGGCCCTTCTACTGGGTTGTGACTATTATGCTATTAGTGAATGCGGTCATGCGCGGGGCGGGCGCGACGATGGTGCCGATGTTCATCAGTTTGGTCGCGCTGTGGCTATTCCGCGTCCCGTTCGCGATGTGGCTCTCGTCGCTAATGGGTTCCGACGGTATCTGGTGGGCGTTCCCGCTGGGATGGTCGTTCGGCTCGGTCGCTAGTTTGATTTATTACCTGACGGGGCTATGGAAAAAGAAGCCGTTGACGGCGCCGGAGTTCCCTATCCCGCCGTATCCGGGGACTATCCCCGAGAACTCGTCGGATATGGACTAGGTACGCGATAGGCAGGATATTAAAAAAGATATATATTAGAAGCGGATGCGTATTATTCTAGCTATTCCTGCTATCCGAATGGGTTTCCTCGATAGGAACCGCAACCTCGGCACGGGCAGGTTTATTCTTCTTCCCGATACTCATCCTGATAATATTAAACGCCGCTACCGCGGCGAGAAACAAGATTCTGAACAACGGGGTGACAGGCAGAAAAACCGCAGCCAGCAGAATCGCAACTCCGATTATCCCGTGAACGAGCCAATTTTTCCAATCCTTCAAATATGCGGTAATCCCGTTGAGAAATTTTTCCATAGCTGCCCTCCTAACCCGGCGCATCTATGATAATATACTCACATTTCGGGGATTCGAAAAGAATATCTTTCCGGCTTGCATCTTCATTCTACCTTGGATATAATATCCCATCCAACTGAGGAGTTCGTCATGCGAATCCTTTCCTATGAGATCAGGTACGGCGCGAATGGAGCGGCTAAACGTACTCACGCGCCGCTCGACCTGACCGCGAAAGAGACCTTTCAGACCCTCGGCGGCGGTCTCGGACTCGCCACACGCGTTACAGGGATACCCGGCGGGATACGTTTTACGTTAACCCTGCGCGCCGATACCCCCATACCTCTCCATCAGTTCGGTATCACGCTGGAACATCATTTTTCCCCCGACGATAAAATATTCCTGAACGGTTACCAGTCATGGAGCCTGTCCCGCGAGGTCGGGGCGTTCGAACGCGCGGGGGGTCTAAATCCCCTGTTCGCGCCCTTCACCCGCCTGTTCCGGTTGAAGTACTACGGGGATTATTTTTTCGCGAAGTATAAAAACGGGCGCGGGCAATTTCACAGCTATACCTACACCTATATCCGCACCCCCGGCGGGGCGGTCTCGCTTGCGGGATCGCTGTCCGAGCGCGCGGGTTATACCGTCTTCCGTTTCGATACCCGGCGCGGCCGCCTTGAGATCGTCAAGGACTGCGAGGGAATGACGCTCGAGGGCGAAACCGTCCTTGTGGACATCGTCCTTCTCGACGGGACTCTCCCCGAGATGTTCGACCGCTATTTCAATATGACCAAGCCCCATCGCGACATGCCCCCCGCGCAGACCGGGTGGACAAGCTGGTACTACCATTACGAGAAGATCGATGAGAAGATCATCCTCGACAACCTGCGGGAGTTCGCCAGGCGGAACGCCCCTATCGACATCTTCCAGATCGACGACGGGTACCAGAAGGCGGTCGGGGACTGGCTCGAGACGAACGAAAAATTCCCGCGCGGGATGAAGCCTATTGCCGACGAGATCCGCAAGGCGGGATACCGTGCCGGCCTCTGGCTCGCGCCGTTTATCGCGGAGGAAAAGTCTTCCATCGTGCGGGATCACCCCGATTGGCTGAAAACCGATACGCGCGGGGAACGCATCCTCGCGGGGTATAACCCGTTCAACTGGAGCGGGAATTTCTACGCCCTCGACCTGTGCAATCCCGACGTGCGGGAATACCTTCGCGGCGTATTCGACACGGTGCTCTATAAGTGGGGCTTCGGAATGGTGAAGCTCGACTTCCTGTACGCCGCCGCCCTTTCCCCGTCATGCGGGCGTTCGCGGGGGCAATTGATGACCGAGTGCATGGAGTTTATCCGCGAATGCGCGGGCGAAAGCTGGGTGCTCGGCTGCGGGATGCCCCTCGGCCCGGGGTTCGGGCAGGTGGATTTCTGCCGTATCGGGAGCGACGTCGCGTTGTCATGGCAGGGCGAGCATTATAAATTCCTCGGCGTCCAGACGAAAATCACCCTTGAACACTTCCGTTTCCGCGAACGGGTATCCATCTACAACTCCCTGATAAGCACTATCGGGCGG
This region includes:
- a CDS encoding alpha-galactosidase, with translation MRILSYEIRYGANGAAKRTHAPLDLTAKETFQTLGGGLGLATRVTGIPGGIRFTLTLRADTPIPLHQFGITLEHHFSPDDKIFLNGYQSWSLSREVGAFERAGGLNPLFAPFTRLFRLKYYGDYFFAKYKNGRGQFHSYTYTYIRTPGGAVSLAGSLSERAGYTVFRFDTRRGRLEIVKDCEGMTLEGETVLVDIVLLDGTLPEMFDRYFNMTKPHRDMPPAQTGWTSWYYHYEKIDEKIILDNLREFARRNAPIDIFQIDDGYQKAVGDWLETNEKFPRGMKPIADEIRKAGYRAGLWLAPFIAEEKSSIVRDHPDWLKTDTRGERILAGYNPFNWSGNFYALDLCNPDVREYLRGVFDTVLYKWGFGMVKLDFLYAAALSPSCGRSRGQLMTECMEFIRECAGESWVLGCGMPLGPGFGQVDFCRIGSDVALSWQGEHYKFLGVQTKITLEHFRFRERVSIYNSLISTIGRQALNGRAFMNDPDVFILRTPYQWLTPEEKKTLYLLNQIFGGLVFTSDNIGEYDAEQLALYMRQFPFREKQIDSCVMDGGLLRAEFRIGKLEYTVASNMGDTPCGAALDGHYAGGAELYDNPVFILAPHETRVFLRIPRGDYAVIGSDCHIFPGSEIESVQVTPRGVTLRRTPLNTSNGTIVLRAPTGKKSLRVNGSEYAAEESQFGGVVRVSVNPA